From one Triticum urartu cultivar G1812 chromosome 3, Tu2.1, whole genome shotgun sequence genomic stretch:
- the LOC125548824 gene encoding uncharacterized protein LOC125548824, translated as MSSSQRTLRDVMMQEERPTTMASRLLAPDASLSNPSFRTYYGVASAGSVPFLWESAPGTPKNDGASSRALPPITPPPSYYSKTKITKSESSKKLLSSSRPASFVPTMFRRSHTMPAPSPSKEYSRRKRLVASPPRSSFSSTSRGEDEEADGGAASPTSTLCFRARRSGGGTGRLHGMIASVVGR; from the coding sequence ATGAGCTCGAGCCAGAGGACGCTCCGGGACGTGATGATGCAGGAGGAGAGGCCGaccaccatggccagccgccTCCTCGCCCCGGACGCCTCCCTCTCCAACCCCTCCTTCCGCACCTACTACGGCGTCGCCTCCGCGGGCTCGGTGCCGTTCCTCTGGGAGTCGGCGCCGGGGACGCCCAAGAACGACGGCGCCTCGTCCAGGGCGCTCCCGCCCATCACGCCGCCGCCTTCCTACTACAGCAAGACGAAGATCACCAAGTCGGAGTCCTCCAAGAAGCTGCTCTCGTCCTCCAGGCCGGCCAGCTTCGTCCCGACGATGTTCCGCAGGAGCCACACGATGCCGGCTCCCTCGCCGTCCAAGGAGTACAGCCGGAGGAAGAGGCTGGTGGCGAGCCCGCCGCGGTCGTCCTTCTCGTCCACGTCAAGGGGAGAGGACGAAGAAGCGGACGGCGGGGCGGCGTCACCGACGTCTACCCTGTGCTTCCGCGCCCGGCGCTCCGGCGGGGGAACCGGCAGGCTGCATGGGATGATTGCCTCCGTGGTGGGAAGGTAA